One segment of Streptomyces roseifaciens DNA contains the following:
- a CDS encoding FadR/GntR family transcriptional regulator, producing MENQGQGLHGRVLESLGPAITAGAYPPGSVLRTDELEQRFEVSRTVIREAIRVLESMHLVVSRRRVGVTVRPTEEWNVYDPQVIRWRLAGADRPRQLRSLTVLRSAVEPVAAGLAARLATAEQCEELTRHALGMVATSRGQQLSAYLVHDVAFHRVILRASGNEMFARLGDVVAEVLTGRTEHQVMFTDPDPAAVTLHVRVAEAVRERDAVRAEALTREITAGAMAELDILAP from the coding sequence ATGGAAAACCAGGGGCAGGGGCTGCACGGACGCGTGCTGGAGTCCCTCGGGCCCGCGATCACGGCGGGCGCGTACCCGCCGGGCAGCGTCCTGCGCACCGACGAGCTGGAACAGCGCTTCGAGGTCTCGCGCACGGTGATCCGCGAGGCGATACGCGTCCTGGAGTCCATGCACCTGGTCGTCTCCCGGCGCCGGGTCGGCGTGACCGTCCGCCCCACCGAGGAGTGGAACGTCTACGACCCGCAGGTCATCCGCTGGCGCCTGGCCGGCGCCGACCGCCCGCGCCAGCTCCGCTCCCTCACCGTCCTGCGCTCGGCCGTCGAGCCGGTGGCGGCGGGCCTCGCGGCCCGCCTCGCGACAGCGGAGCAGTGCGAGGAGCTGACCCGCCACGCCCTCGGCATGGTCGCCACGTCCCGCGGCCAGCAACTGTCCGCCTATCTGGTCCACGACGTGGCCTTCCACCGGGTGATCCTGCGCGCCTCCGGCAACGAGATGTTCGCCCGCCTGGGCGACGTCGTCGCCGAGGTCCTCACCGGCCGCACGGAGCACCAGGTCATGTTCACCGACCCCGACCCGGCCGCCGTCACCCTCCACGTACGCGTAGCCGAAGCCGTACGGGAACGGGACGCCGTCCGCGCGGAGGCCCTGACCCGCGAGATCACTGCGGGCGCGATGGCGGAACTGGACATCCTCGCCCCATAG
- a CDS encoding gluconokinase has product MSSRPAYPHVVVVMGVAGTGKTTVGPLVAEALGAPYAEGDDFHPAANIAKMSAGTPLDDADRAPWLDAIGAWAAGRAGRGGVVSCSALKRAYRDRLRAAAPGLVFLHLTGDHDLIAGRMAARKGHFMTTRLLDSQFATLEPLGADEAGVDVDVEPGPEVIAERAVQALQRL; this is encoded by the coding sequence ATGAGCAGCCGTCCGGCATACCCCCACGTCGTCGTCGTGATGGGCGTCGCCGGTACCGGCAAGACCACCGTCGGCCCGCTCGTCGCGGAGGCCCTCGGCGCCCCCTACGCCGAAGGCGACGACTTCCACCCGGCCGCCAACATCGCCAAGATGTCCGCCGGGACCCCCCTCGACGACGCCGACCGGGCCCCCTGGCTCGACGCCATCGGAGCGTGGGCCGCGGGCCGGGCCGGCCGCGGCGGGGTCGTCAGCTGCTCCGCGCTCAAGCGCGCGTACCGGGACCGGCTGCGCGCGGCCGCCCCCGGTCTCGTCTTCCTCCACCTCACCGGCGATCACGACCTGATCGCCGGCCGCATGGCCGCCCGCAAGGGCCACTTCATGACCACCCGGCTGCTGGACTCCCAGTTCGCCACCCTCGAACCGCTCGGCGCGGACGAGGCGGGCGTCGACGTGGACGTCGAGCCCGGGCCGGAGGTCATCGCCGAGCGGGCCGTTCAGGCCCTGCAGCGGCTCTGA
- a CDS encoding GntP family permease: MSTLSVEMLAAAPAEPITSAGHAQLGIAVLVGIAVIVLLITRLKLHAFLSLTIGSLVLGAVAGAPLDKAIASFTTGLGATVAGVGVLIALGAILGKLLADSGGADQIVDTILAKAGPRSMPWAIVLIAGVIGLPLFFEVGIVLLIPVVLLVAKRGNHSLMRIGIPALAGLSVMHGLVPPHPGPLAAIDAIGANLGVTLALGVLIAVPTAVIAGPLFSRLAARWVDVMPPEKLIPQRPSAELERRPSFAVTVATVMLPVVLMLAKALVDIVVDDPKDHVQRVTDVIGSPLIALLAAVLVGLFTLGRAAGFGRDRLATTVEKSLVPIAGILLIVGAGGGFKQTLIDVGVGRMILDFSKDWSVSALLLAWLIAVAIRLATGSATVATISAAGLVAPLAADMSTTHAALLVLAVGGGSLFFSHVNDAGFWMVKEYFGMDVGQTIKTWSLMETVISVVSLVFVLLLSLVL, from the coding sequence GTGAGCACTCTCAGCGTCGAGATGCTGGCCGCGGCCCCCGCCGAACCCATCACTTCGGCGGGTCACGCACAGCTGGGGATCGCCGTCCTCGTCGGCATCGCCGTCATCGTCCTCCTCATCACCCGCCTCAAGCTGCACGCCTTTCTCTCCCTGACCATCGGTTCGCTGGTGCTCGGAGCCGTGGCGGGCGCGCCCCTGGACAAGGCCATCGCGAGCTTCACCACCGGGCTCGGGGCGACCGTCGCCGGCGTCGGCGTCCTCATCGCGCTCGGCGCGATCCTGGGCAAGCTCCTGGCCGACTCCGGCGGCGCCGACCAGATCGTCGACACGATCCTGGCGAAGGCGGGGCCGCGCTCGATGCCCTGGGCGATCGTGCTGATCGCGGGCGTCATCGGCCTGCCGCTCTTCTTCGAGGTCGGGATCGTCCTGCTGATCCCGGTGGTGCTGCTCGTCGCCAAGCGCGGCAACCACTCCCTGATGCGGATCGGCATCCCCGCGCTCGCCGGACTGTCCGTCATGCACGGCCTGGTGCCCCCGCACCCCGGCCCGCTGGCCGCCATCGACGCCATCGGCGCGAACCTCGGCGTCACCCTCGCCCTGGGCGTGCTCATCGCCGTGCCCACCGCCGTGATCGCCGGACCGCTGTTCTCCCGGCTGGCGGCCCGCTGGGTGGACGTCATGCCGCCCGAGAAGCTGATACCGCAGCGGCCCTCGGCCGAACTGGAGCGGCGCCCCAGCTTCGCCGTCACCGTCGCCACGGTCATGCTGCCGGTCGTCCTCATGCTCGCCAAGGCCCTCGTCGACATCGTCGTGGACGACCCCAAGGACCACGTCCAGCGCGTCACCGACGTCATCGGCTCGCCGCTGATCGCCCTGCTCGCCGCCGTCCTCGTCGGGCTCTTCACGCTCGGCCGGGCCGCCGGCTTCGGCCGCGACCGGCTCGCCACGACCGTGGAGAAGTCCCTCGTCCCCATCGCCGGCATCCTGCTGATCGTCGGCGCCGGCGGCGGCTTCAAGCAGACCCTGATCGACGTGGGCGTCGGCCGGATGATCCTGGACTTCTCCAAGGACTGGTCGGTCTCGGCCCTGCTGCTGGCCTGGCTGATCGCCGTCGCCATCCGGCTCGCGACGGGCTCGGCGACGGTCGCCACCATCTCGGCCGCGGGCCTGGTCGCCCCGCTGGCCGCCGACATGAGCACGACGCACGCCGCGCTGCTCGTCCTGGCCGTAGGCGGCGGCTCGCTGTTCTTCAGCCACGTCAATGACGCCGGGTTCTGGATGGTGAAGGAATACTTCGGCATGGACGTCGGTCAGACGATCAAGACGTGGTCGCTGATGGAGACCGTGATCTCCGTCGTCTCCCTCGTGTTCGTGCTGCTGCTGTCGCTGGTCCTCTGA
- a CDS encoding FAD-dependent monooxygenase, with protein MSTPASTDASTDVSTDVSTDASTDASTETEVLIAGAGPTGLVLAIDLTRRGIRHRLVERDGRGFPGSRGTGIQPRSLELMDDLGTVAALLASGGPVPPMQTWEGTERVREWELVEPGDPSPGVPYPHVLMCPQWRTVEVLYARLEELGGRVDFNTELAGFTQDEGEDGAGVTAELRHADGTVETVRAAYLVAADGGRSTVRKALGVPFEVEAVDARAALIADVRMTGFEQAGIDRDHWHMWPTAPGGLIGLRPLEASEDTIQIMAFWADTAYEPAPERDATPEALARLITERTGITGLVPEETVWASSFRPKAGMAERFRTGRVFLAGDAAHIHSPAGGQGLNTSVQDAYNLGWKLGAVLRHGAPDALLDTYDAERMQVAADVLALSTRMQAQDRTLGVERGLSRRGKETHQLTLHYRTGPLARELRRGLPEAAEERASKDDSKGGPEGGSADGAADVLRAGDRAPDAPCTDASGAPFSLFDAFRGPHFTLLDLTGSDAEGEPAAAAVADVEWVRTYRIGGAAPDLIDAGGHAKAAYGTGLFLVRPDGYVGLATDDAADVPAYLAEVSGTGAVPEIQIRP; from the coding sequence ATGTCCACGCCTGCATCCACGGACGCATCGACCGACGTATCCACGGACGTATCCACGGATGCCTCGACCGACGCATCCACCGAGACCGAAGTACTCATCGCCGGAGCCGGGCCCACCGGCCTCGTCCTCGCCATCGACCTGACGCGGCGCGGCATCCGACACCGGCTCGTCGAGCGGGACGGGCGCGGATTCCCCGGCTCGCGCGGCACGGGCATACAGCCCCGCAGCCTGGAGTTGATGGACGATCTGGGCACCGTGGCGGCCCTGCTGGCCTCCGGCGGCCCCGTCCCGCCCATGCAGACGTGGGAGGGCACCGAGCGCGTGCGCGAGTGGGAACTCGTCGAGCCCGGCGATCCCTCCCCCGGCGTGCCCTATCCCCATGTGCTGATGTGCCCCCAGTGGCGCACGGTGGAGGTGCTGTACGCGCGCCTCGAAGAGCTCGGCGGCCGGGTGGACTTCAATACCGAGCTGGCGGGATTCACCCAGGACGAGGGCGAGGACGGCGCCGGTGTCACGGCCGAGCTGCGGCATGCCGACGGCACGGTGGAGACGGTGCGGGCGGCCTATCTCGTCGCGGCGGACGGCGGGCGCAGCACCGTGCGGAAGGCGCTCGGCGTGCCCTTCGAGGTCGAGGCCGTCGACGCCCGCGCGGCACTGATCGCCGACGTGAGGATGACCGGCTTCGAGCAGGCGGGGATCGACCGCGACCACTGGCACATGTGGCCCACGGCGCCCGGCGGGCTCATCGGCCTGCGCCCGCTGGAGGCCTCGGAGGACACCATCCAGATCATGGCCTTCTGGGCCGACACCGCCTACGAGCCGGCTCCGGAGCGCGACGCCACTCCGGAGGCACTGGCCCGGCTCATCACCGAACGCACGGGCATCACGGGCCTCGTGCCGGAGGAGACCGTCTGGGCCTCGTCCTTCCGGCCGAAGGCCGGTATGGCCGAGCGCTTCCGCACCGGCCGGGTCTTCCTCGCCGGGGACGCCGCGCACATCCACTCCCCCGCCGGCGGGCAGGGCCTCAACACCAGCGTGCAGGACGCCTACAACCTCGGCTGGAAGCTGGGCGCCGTCCTGCGGCACGGCGCGCCGGACGCCCTGCTCGACACCTACGACGCCGAGCGGATGCAGGTGGCCGCCGATGTGCTGGCCCTGAGCACGCGCATGCAGGCGCAGGACCGCACCCTCGGCGTCGAGCGGGGCCTGTCGCGGCGCGGCAAGGAGACCCACCAGCTCACCCTCCACTACCGGACGGGCCCTCTGGCGCGCGAGCTGCGCCGGGGCCTGCCGGAGGCGGCGGAGGAGCGCGCTTCGAAGGACGACTCGAAGGGCGGCCCGGAGGGCGGCTCGGCGGACGGCGCGGCGGACGTCCTGCGGGCGGGTGACCGGGCGCCCGACGCGCCCTGCACCGACGCCTCGGGCGCGCCCTTCAGCCTCTTCGACGCCTTCCGGGGCCCGCATTTCACCCTGTTGGACCTCACCGGGTCGGATGCGGAGGGCGAGCCGGCGGCGGCCGCGGTGGCGGACGTGGAGTGGGTCCGTACGTACCGGATCGGTGGTGCCGCGCCGGATCTGATCGATGCGGGCGGGCACGCCAAGGCGGCGTACGGCACGGGGTTGTTCCTGGTCCGCCCGGACGGCTATGTCGGGCTGGCCACGGACGACGCGGCGGACGTACCGGCGTATCTGGCGGAGGTTTCGGGGACAGGGGCGGTACCGGAGATACAGATACGCCCCTGA
- a CDS encoding TetR/AcrR family transcriptional regulator C-terminal domain-containing protein: MATRIDRAQVAETALRLLNEVGLEGLTLRRIAQELGVQAPALYWHFKNKQELLDEVATEMFRRMSGPLAAVDTGTWQEFLAGAARVIRDFLLGYRDGAKVFSGTRFTDLGYASPVEGMMRVIVDAGFPPKAAARAWFTINTYTMGYVIEEQSVYPVPGGKRDPAYELSERARRLEGYPLAIEAGVVFFEDLDAGFEDGLHAVVAGIEATLLPPSARKTTGPSADSPKGLPTGPSAGSPGGPSTGSPAGVE, from the coding sequence GTGGCAACTCGCATCGACCGTGCCCAAGTGGCCGAAACCGCCCTCCGTTTGCTCAACGAGGTGGGCCTCGAAGGCCTGACCCTGCGCAGGATCGCCCAGGAGCTGGGCGTCCAGGCCCCGGCGCTCTACTGGCACTTCAAGAACAAGCAGGAGCTGCTCGACGAGGTGGCCACCGAGATGTTCCGGCGGATGTCCGGACCCCTCGCCGCCGTCGACACCGGCACGTGGCAGGAGTTCCTGGCCGGCGCGGCCCGCGTGATCCGCGACTTCCTGCTCGGCTACCGCGACGGCGCCAAGGTCTTCAGCGGCACGCGCTTCACCGACCTCGGCTACGCGAGCCCGGTGGAGGGGATGATGCGGGTGATCGTGGACGCGGGCTTCCCCCCGAAGGCCGCCGCCCGCGCCTGGTTCACCATCAACACGTACACGATGGGGTACGTGATCGAGGAGCAGTCCGTCTATCCCGTCCCCGGCGGCAAGCGCGACCCCGCGTACGAACTGTCGGAGCGCGCCCGGAGGCTGGAGGGCTACCCCCTGGCCATAGAAGCCGGAGTGGTGTTCTTCGAGGACCTCGACGCCGGATTCGAGGACGGCCTGCATGCCGTCGTCGCCGGCATCGAGGCGACGCTGCTGCCGCCGTCAGCCAGGAAGACCACCGGGCCGTCAGCCGATTCGCCCAAGGGGTTGCCCACCGGTCCGTCAGCCGGTTCGCCCGGCGGACCCTCCACCGGATCGCCCGCCGGGGTCGAGTGA